One window of Cydia fagiglandana chromosome 19, ilCydFagi1.1, whole genome shotgun sequence genomic DNA carries:
- the LOC134673728 gene encoding atrophin-1-like codes for MATKVEPDYPLPSTNNDSDGEEQEDSIEDPDPDQEEEDPPPQPSNVQNLLARLQSSGALIKKPVKQEYRCFTCEEDYPDWEKLENHLIQHVSLPSIVLDKLPSDDEYGPSGDEWSDEDQPSPPPKQEPQKTPQKIEISQLLKNTGISIKKPGENTSNTNSESALSKLSGLGFTIKKNTTPIKEEKPDPPSTNDVMQKLGSLGGIKLKLKSDGNSNSFKVVNGLKDFKTSDDEGQESGNEDDNKDDAKDSEEEPDDQEQEPSGDEQEDEKTPPVNNGSKQMTINSQINIRNKKVINVTKIIPPKTEAVTTPSPVKVQLAKPVRPAVKQTPKRGANLPLAATSAPTGKDISTTSTPERRDSNASHTSAENVTVKQEVEDTSAEQSTAGTPLFSGQIKSERTSPPPGGNTAPPLESTPIIARIKSEPDAGSAAAHSPASMSFSRAETPLLPVTKKEDTGVTVIEINGDSGDDDDDCCVVSATPASDVKPPLIPKTEPAVPSYPPPAYHTPQSSYSSTPVLASTLNSMAGGASTEKQHSFNWNAPDTKPAIDMLEKSADEIFESLLSSATKKEHSLSDASEYISLDTLGPQHSCDVCNTRFTNISLLDDHIRMTGHTKSLVTPTSSLMPYNPAGTNSILSQLLPVKCLADQVGKLSGMNSGPGFTHQQNVMINIQAYPGGGMVPPQAGYNAYPPGQNAYQPGYQQMPGNSMFGNASGPMPGQYPGQHYTGGYGQQTSMGYQVPMSKPGFSPGMQQNSYTTPSSPYSTASPIQNMQQAYGQTAPGMMNPPGQMGPPGSSPHPYPASSPGGMKPPTSAASGIRIQNVQTFPPGQLAPGASPTQMPAPGQIRMAAGAGARPRMPVRGARPSVRPGVQVHGQLRGGKAAGPRMPMKRPAAMAGGPGQKRRPDMLLPGKHDNEDCQVMAMQKQREGLPMISSVQGAKDKLNLGSGISITKKTVNKEANAMANVLASRGISIKQKQKSRSPTPERPIPHIPNLGAGVSIKHTSKSSNFSIPEAQVGSNMHTCRICRKMFSNSTSLSTHMAAAHPQRGFKCDECPASYPKSLQLQHHKRVFHNVTGPNRELGLPVVDLSQEENLQRLSSLGIYSFIPLANREQAGGCFGIPVISVHNVNNGMTSSLQALGADGLLSLGPLKPLPNT; via the exons ATGGCTACAAAGGTAGAACCTGATTACCCGTTACCTTCCACAAACAATGATTcag ATGGGGAGGAACAAGAAGATTCAATAGAAGATCCCGACCCAGATCAAGAGGAAGAAGATCCGCCTCCTCAACCCTCAAATGTCCAGAATCTTCTGGCAAGGCTTCAGTCCTCTGGAGCTCTTATAAAGAAGCCCGTTAAGCAGGAATACCGGTGTTTCACGTGCGAAGAGGATTACCCCGACTGGGAAAAGCTAGAGAACCATTTGATTCAGCACGTCTCCCTGCCATCCATCGTACTCGACAAGCTGCCGTCCGACGACGAATATGGCCCCTCCGGTGACGAGTGGTCCGACGAGGACCAGCCCTCTCCACCACCAAAACAGGAACCCCAGAAAACGCCACAAAAAATAGAAATTTCACAACTCCTCAAAAATACCGGCATCTCCATCAAAAAGCCCGGAGAAAATACTTCCAACACCAATTCTGAATCTGCATTAAGCAAACTGAGCGGCCTCGGATTCACTATTAAAAAGAACACGACGCCGATAAAGGAGGAAAAACCGGATCCTCCATCTACTAATGACGTTATGCAAAAACTCGGCAGTCTCGGAGGCATCAAGCTTAAATTGAAATCTGATGGCAACTCAAACTCGTTTAAAGTCGTAAACGGCCTTAAAGACTTTAAAACTTCTGATGACGAAGGCCAAGAGAGCGGGAATGAGGATGATAACAAAGATGACGCTAAAGATTCTGAAGAAGAGCCTGATGATCAGGAGCAGGAGCCATCAGGGGACGAACAAGAGGACGAGAAAACTCCCCCCGTTAACAACGGAAGCAAGCAAATGACAATCAACAGCCAGATTAATATtagaaataaaaaagttatcaaCGTGACCAAAATAATCCCGCCTAAAACTGAGGCCGTGACCACTCCGTCTCCTGTCAAAGTTCAGCTCGCAAAACCTGTAAGACCAGCCGTTAAGCAGACTCCTAAAAGGGGCGCGAATTTACCCCTCGCGGCAACGTCTGCACCTACAGGGAAAGATATTTCTACAACTTCAACCCCTGAGCGGCGGGACTCGAATGCGAGCCACACGAGTGCAGAGAATGTCACCGTTAAGCAAGAAGTGGAGGATACATCGGCGGAACAATCTACGGCTGGAACACCCTTGTTCTCAGGTCAAATTAAGTCTGAAAGAACCTCGCCGCCTCCAGGAGGAAATACAGCTCCACCGCTTGAAAGCACCCCTATTATAGCTAGAATCAAATCCGAACCCGACGCGGGCTCCGCCGCCGCTCACTCCCCAGCCTCCATGTCATTCAGTCGAGCCGAAACTCCCCTCCTCCCCGTAACGAAGAAGGAGGATACCGGCGTAACCGTCATAGAAATCAATGGTGACTCTGGGGATGATGATGACGACTGTTGTGTAGTGTCAGCCACGCCGGCTTCTGATGTTAAACCGCCTTTGATTCCGAAAACTGAACCGGCGGTACCTTCTTATCCACCACCAGCATACCATACTCCACAGTCTAGTTACAGCTCCACACCCGTCCTAGCATCAACTCTAAATTCTATGGCAGGCGGGGCATCTACCGAAAAACAGCATTCTTTCAACTGGAACGCACCCGACACGAAACCGGCAATCGATATGCTTGAAAAAAGTGCAGACGAAATATTCGAAAGCCTTCTCTCCAGTGCCACTAAAAAGGAACATTCTCTGTCGGATGCTAGCGAATACATATCTTTGGACACCCTAGGTCCCCAGCACTCCTGTGATGTATGCAATACTAGATTTACAAATATATCGCTGCTCGACGATCATATAAGAATGACGGGTCACACGAAAAGTCTCGTCACACCGACTTCCTCGTTAATGCCCTACAATCCGGCGGGAACTAATAGTATTTTATCACAGTTGCTGCCGGTGAAATGCTTGGCGGATCAAGTTGGGAAGCTCTCCGGAATGAACAGCGGCCCCGGGTTCACGCATCAGCAGAATGTCATGATAAATATTCAGGCTTACCCCGGAGGAGGGATGGTGCCACCCCAGGCGGGCTACAACGCGTATCCCCCCGGGCAGAACGCGTACCAGCCCGGCTACCAGCAAATGCCGGGGAACAGTATGTTCGGGAACGCCTCCGGGCCGATGCCGGGCCAGTATCCCGGCCAACATTACACTGGCGGATACGGCCAGCAGACGTCGATGGGCTACCAGGTGCCGATGTCGAAGCCCGGCTTCTCCCCGGGAATGCAGCAAAACTCCTACACGACCCCCTCCTCGCCGTACTCGACCGCCTCGCCGATTCAGAACATGCAGCAGGCGTACGGGCAGACCGCGCCCGGCATGATGAACCCGCCGGGGCAGATGGGGCCGCCCGGCTCCTCGCCCCACCCCTACCCCGCCTCCAGCCCCGGCGGCATGAAGCCCCCGACCAGCGCCGCCAGCGGCATCCGGATACAGAACGTGCAGACCTTCCCGCCCGGCCAGCTCGCCCCGGGCGCCTCTCCCACACAGATGCCGGCGCCCGGGCAGATCCGGATGGCGGCGGGCGCCGGAGCCCGACCGCGCATGCCCGTGCGCGGCGCGCGGCCCTCCGTCCGCCCCGGGGTGCAGGTGCACGGCCAGCTGCGGGGCGGCAAGGCGGCCGGCCCGCGCATGCCCATGAAGCGGCCCGCCGCCATGGCCGGCGGCCCCGGCCAGAAGCGCCGCCCCGACATGCTGCTCCCGGGCAAGCACGACAACGAGGACTGCCAGGTCATGGCGATGCAGAAGCAGCGCGAGGGCCTCCCGATGATCTCGAGCGTCCAGGGCGCCAAGGACAAATTGAATCTCGGCAGCGGGATCTCTATCACCAAGAAGACGGTCAACAAGGAGGCGAACGCGATGGCGAACGTTTTAGCGTCGCGAGGTATCAGTATAAAACAGAAGCAGAAGAGCCGGTCGCCGACGCCGGAGCGGCCGATCCCGCACATCCCCAATCTAGGCGCCGGCGTTAGTATTAAACACACGTCTAAATCTAGTAATTTCTCCATCCCCGAAGCGCAAGTCGGCTCCAACATGCACACGTGTAGGATCTGTAGGAAAATGTTCTCAAATTCGACTTCGCTATCGACGCATATGGCGGCGGCGCATCCACAGAGAGGATTCAAATGCGACGAGTGTCCCGCGTCCTATCCTAAGTCTTTACAACTCCAGCACCACAAGCGGGTGTTCCACAACGTTACCGGGCCAAATAGGGAGCTAGGTTTGCCCGTAGTAGACCTATCTCAGGAGGAGAATTTGCAGAGATTAAGTAGTTTAGGTATATACAGTTTTATTCCCCTAGCGAACCGCGAGCAGGCGGGCGGGTGCTTCGGCATTCCGGTGATATCGGTGCACAACGTCAACAACGGCATGACGTCGAGCCTGCAGGCGCTCGGGGCCGACGGCCTCCTTAGTTTAGGACCCTTAAAACCCTTACCAAACACGTAA
- the LOC134673704 gene encoding peptidyl-prolyl cis-trans isomerase FKBP1B, producing the protein MGVTVDTISPGDEATYPKKGQTVVVHYTGTLTNGQKFDSSRDRGKPFKFKIGKGEVIKGWDEGVAKMSVGERAKLTCTPDYAYGQQGHPGVIPPNSTLIFDVELIKLE; encoded by the exons ATGGGAGTGACTGTGGACACGATCAGCCCTGGCGATG aggCCACATACCCGAAGAAGGGCCAGACTGTGGTGGTCCACTACACGGGCACGCTGACCAACGGACAGAAGTTTGACTCGTCCCGCGACCGTGGCAAGCCCTTCAAGTTCAAGATCGGCAAGGGAGAGGTCATCAAGGGCTGGGATGAAGGTGTTGCGAAG ATGTCGGTAGGCGAGCGTGCCAAGCTGACCTGCACGCCCGACTACGCGTACGGCCAGCAAGGTCACCCCGGCGTCATCCCCCCCAACTCCACCCTCATTTTCGACGTCGAGCTTATCAAACTTGAATAA
- the LOC134674212 gene encoding 52 kDa repressor of the inhibitor of the protein kinase-like produces the protein MTIYIPVRPARLPGRRIAVGCQLPLGSYDNCVTWRSRKIDNTMASKPKSRTGPYKRYCSVYGCLNKRKNNESEITFFKIPKDIERRQEWLAAIDREDLLDEKKLKMAKNYYVCSAHFDDFAIMTSILKRLKSDAAPTKLLPDKSQKNIPPDATKKDKILVPTYSHNESQTDTQEEKGIEFDKKVRILSNEIIKIEKPELTCTSMQTDLIETSNKMTQTELDLSDKPPSKRKLKDL, from the exons atgaCCATCTATATTCCC GTACGGCCGGCGCGCCTTCCGGGCAGGCGTATAGCAGTGGGCTGCCAGCTGCCGCTTGGCTCGTACGATAATTGTGTCACGTGGCGATCGCGCAAAATTGATAACACAATGGCTTCGAAACCTAAATCTCGAACTGGTCCGTATAAAAGATATTGTTCTGTGTACGGATGTCTGAATAAACGGAAGAACAACGaatcagaaataacattttttaaaattCCGAAGGATATTGAAAG ACGACAAGAATGGCTAGCAGCAATCGACAGAGAAGATTTACTGGACGAAAAAAAGTTAAAGATGGCCAAAAATTACTATGTTTGTTCTGCACATTTCGATGACTTTGCAATCATGACTTCTATTTTGAAGCGGCTGAAGAGTGATGCAGCACCCACGAAATTATTACCTGATAAATCTCAGAAAAATATTCCACCAGACGCCACGAAGAAAGATAAAATATTGGTTCCCACTTATAGCCACAATGAATCACAAACCGATACCCAAGAAGAAAAAGGAATAGAATTTGACAAAAAAGTACGAATATTAtcaaatgaaataattaaaattgaaaaacctgAGCTTACTTGTACTTCAATGCAAACAGATTTAATTGAAACATCAAATAAAATGACACAGACAGAATTAGACTTATCTGACAAACCCCCAAGTAAAAGAAAACTGAAAGACTTGTGA